The following are encoded together in the Euwallacea fornicatus isolate EFF26 chromosome 11, ASM4011564v1, whole genome shotgun sequence genome:
- the Pgd gene encoding 6-phosphogluconate dehydrogenase, decarboxylating, translated as MACPLPSKKGDIGLIGLAVMGQNLILNIADHGFTVVAFNRTVEKVDHFLANEAKGKSIIGAKSIADLAAKLKTPRRIILLVKAGPAVDSFIDQLLPHLEKGDIIIDGGNSEYQDSEIRSKELQKKGLRFVGSGVSGGEEGARYGPSLMPGGNKEAWPYIKDIFQGIAAKADGQPCCDWVGSDGAGHFVKMVHNGIEYGDMQLIGEVYHLMLALGITQDEMADTFEQWNMGELDSFLIEITRDILRYKDSDGQYLLPKIRDTAGQKGTGKWTAIAALNYGVPVTLIGEAVFSRCLSALKTEREKSSKILPGPSATFTGDRKKFLEDIRQALYASKIVSYAQGFMLLREAAQVHNWDLDYGSIALMWRGGCIIRSVFLGQIKKAFDSDKNLRSLLLAPFFLEAITKAQSGWRNVVSTAVTLGVPTPALGTALAFYDGYRLEKLPANLLQAQRDYFGAHTYEILGQEGKFVHTNWTGKGGNVSASTYDA; from the exons ATGGCTTGCCCTTTACCTTCGAA AAAGGGGGACATAGGCCTCATTGGTTTGGCTGTCATGGGCCAAAACCTAATTCTGAATATCGCAGATCATGGGTTTACCGTAGTGGCTTTTAATCGAACAGTCGAAAAAGTTGATCATTTCTTGGCAAATGAGGCCAAAGGAAAAAGCATTATTGGGGCTAAATCTATTGCTGACTTGGCTGCCAAGTTGAAAACCCCAAGGAGGATTATTTTGCTGGTGAAAGCAGGCCCTGCAGTAGACAGTTTTATCGACCAATTATTGCCCCATTTAGAAAAG GGGGATATTATAATCGATGGGGGCAACTCTGAATATCAAGACAGTGAAATAAGGAGTAAAGAATTACAGAAGAAAGGACTTAGATTTGTAGGGTCTGGTGTCTCAG gtGGTGAAGAGGGAGCTAGATATGGCCCCAGTCTCATGCCTGGAGGCAACAAGGAAGCTTGGCCTTACATTAAAGACATTTTCCAAGGAATTGCTGCTAAAGCTGATGGTCAGCCTTGCTGTGATTGGGTGGGCAGTGATGGAGCTGGTCACTTTGTCAAAATGGTCCATAATGGTATTGAATACGGTGACATGCAGCTTATTGGTGAGGTCTATCATCTGATGTTGGCCCTTGGAATTACTCAGGATGAAATGGCTGACACTTTCGAGCAATGGAATATGGGAGAATTGGACAGTTTCTTGATTGAGATTACCAGGGATATTTTGAGATATAAGGACTCTGATG GTCAGTACTTATTACCTAAGATCAGAGACACTGCGGGTCAAAAAGGAACTGGGAAATGGACAGCTATTGCTGCTCTTAATTATGGAGTGCCAGTGACACTAATAGGAGAAGCTGTATTTAGTCGCTGCTTGTCAGCATTGAAGACTGAAAGGGAGAAATCAAGTAAAATATTGCCAGGACCTTCAGCAACATTTACCGGAGACAGAAAGAAATTCCTTGAAGACATTAGGCAAGCTTTATATGCAAGTAAAATAGTATCTTATGCCCAAG GCTTCATGTTGCTTCGCGAAGCTGCTCAAGTGCACAACTGGGATTTGGATTATGGTTCTATCGCCTTAATGTGGCGAGGCGGCTGCATTATCCGCTCGGTGTTTTTGGGTCAAATTAAAAAGGCTTTTGACTCGGATAAAAACTTGAGGTCCCTTCTATTAGCTCCCTTCTTCTTGGAAGCAATCACTAAAGCTCAATCTGGATGGAGAAATGTTGTGTCTACCGCTGTCACTTTGGGAGTTCCCACCCCCGCTTTAGGAACAGCTCTAGCTTTCTACGATGGATATAGATTGGAAAAGTTACCGGCAAATCTTTTACAAGCGCAAAGAGACTATTTTGGTGCCCACACCTACGAAATATTGGGCCAAGAGGGGAAATTTGTGCACACAAACTGGACTGGCAAAGGTGGCAACGTGTCCGCTTCCACTTACGACgcttga
- the l(2)gd1 gene encoding coiled-coil and C2 domain-containing protein 1-like isoform X2, whose protein sequence is MFGRKKPDRPRSKPDHSGNLAQFGLMDIPQDFNAMGQFDNSEGSDDDLEAELAALAGDGTRQKSSPKKTLKQPLLQHELNAIVQGTLKDVDENVEDEDVDENDPDLLSELQEITGEEEQELKSEASLVTPPSPSMEVVNILEQRISNYKTLESEAKNAEETSKARRYGRAIKTLNDLLKTARAGGFVNLNDESTPPEIKIKPKPSTSEDISSVPSPLTPSRPAPAMPETNHMPLPDVVQSNVAEAKKEIDQELLNMLLGRQKEYKIAMLQAKKSGDTENALGYMKIWKVFDHVIQAVRDGQEVDLSDMPGPPGEAGALIKVQENEKQGQADDSSDIPEPQLVTANTVEEALLQRLELYKTYEQKAKEENNNSKARRFGRIVKQYEQALKAHKAGRPLALDELPTPPGFGPIPVPELASQKPATPPEPSSERKQEDKPSPSNRISGNKVLTSHQEKQVLILQAKQKQFKLAAVTAKKQGELMQAKEFLKQTIGFNKLIEAAQAGLPVDWATIPVSPDAKSQLDNVYDIVMVDECTENDDSDGDLLTRLENQLTKQLKMCLSTRDHHKALGDVAGTNRFEQLALSVTKDLDIVRVAKRRGGRAPTHHYETKEFSIVKSFTELTDNEMELVIIRGINYRSDSPKDIDTYVKFEFAFPQETPYSDKTFTVRDTNNPEYNKTFLIPIQRNSRQCQRVFKRHGIKFNVYSKGGFFRSDTLIGSVNLKLQPLETQCEIHDSFELMDGRRKTGGKLEVRLRVRNPIATQQVEQLKEKWLVLDQ, encoded by the exons ATGTTCGGCCGTAAGAAGCCTGACAGGCCCAGATCCAAACCAGACCACTCAGGCAATCTAGCACAG TTTGGACTTATGGACATCCCCCAAGATTTCAACGCTATGGGGCAGTTTGACAATTCGGAAGGAAGTGATGATGATCTTGAAGCTGAACTGGCTGCCTTAGCTGGTGATGGTACAAGACAAAAAAGCTCCCCTAAGAAA ACTTTAAAACAACCATTACTGCAGCATGAATTAAATGCCATTGTCCAAGGTACATTGAAGGATGTTGATGAAAATGTTGAAGATGAAGATGTGGATGAGAACGATCCAGATTTGTTAAGTGAATTGCAGGAAATTACAGGAGAGGAAGAGCAGGAACTCAAGAGCGAAGCTTCCCTAGTAACTCCACCTTCTCCTAGTATGGAAGTTGTTAATATTCTAGAACAAAGGATTAGCAATTATAAAACTCTTGAGAGTGAAGCAAAAAATGCTGAAGAGACTAGCAAGGCCCGAAGATACGGTCGAGCTATTAAGACTTTGAATGATTTATTGAAGACAGCTAGAGCAGGAGG GTTTGTAAATCTCAATGATGAAAGCACACCtcctgaaattaaaataaaaccaaaaccaTCCACCTCAGAAGATATATCTTCAGTACCTTCCCCTTTAACTCCATCCAGACCTGCTCCAGCCATGCCAGAAACCAATCATATGCCTCTTCCTGATGTAGTGCAGAGCAACGTCGCAGAAGCCAAGAAAGAGATTGACCAGGAGCTTTTAAATATGCTTCTTG GTAGGCAAAAAGAATATAAAATCGCAATGTTGCAGGCCAAAAAGTCTGGAGATACTGAAAATGCCTTGGGTTacatgaaaatttggaaagtttttgATCATGTGATACAGGCTGTTAGGGATGGGCAGGAAGTAGATTTGTCAGATATGCCTGGGCCACCTGGAGAg GCAGGAGCATTAATAAAAGTACAAGAAAATGAGAAGCAAGGACAGGCTGATGATAGCAGTGATATTCCAGAGCCTCAACTAGTAACTGCAAATACTGTAGAGGAGGCTTTGCTGCAAAG GTTGGAACTATACAAAACATATGAGCAGAAGGCTAAAGAAGAGAACAACAACAGCAAAGCCAGAAGATTTGGCAGGATAGTTAAACAATATGAGCAG GCTTTAAAAGCGCATAAAGCTGGCCGTCCCCTAGCCTTGGATGAACTGCCTACGCCGCCCGGCTTCGGCCCTATCCCAGTTCCGGAACTTGCAAGTCAAAAACCAGCTACCCCACCTGAACCTTCAAGTGAACGGAAACAGGAAGATAAACCGAGTCCTTCAAACAGGATTTCGGGGAATAAAGTGTTGACATCGCACCAAGAAAAACAAGTGCTGATTTTACAGGCCAAGCAAAAGCAATTCAAGTTGGCGGCCGTCACTGCCAAGAAACAAGGAGAATTGATGCAGGCCAAGGagtttttgaaacaaacaATAGGGTTCAATAAGTTGATAGAGGCGGCTCAGGCCGGTCTTCCAGTAGATTGGGCAACAATTCCTGTTAGCCCTGATGCCAAGTCTCAGTTGGATAATGT GTATGACATAGTAATGGTAGATGAATGCACAGAGAATGATGACAGCGATGGTGACTTACTCACCCGCCTGGAAAACCAGCTTACCAAGCAACTGAAAATGTGCCTCAGCACTAGAGATCATCACAAAGCCTTGGGTGATGTGGCTGGAACCAATCG CTTTGAACAACTGGCCTTAAGTGTAACAAAAGATTTGGACATAGTCCGAGTGGCAAAACGTAGAGGGGGGCGAGCTCCCACGCATCACTATGAAACAAAGGAATTTTCTATTGTCAAAAGCTTCACAGAGCTGACAGATAACGAAATGGAATTAGTGATTATCAGGGGAATAAACTATAGATCTGACAGTCCTAAAGATATAGACACTTACGTCAAGTTTGAATTCGCGTTCCCACAG gaAACTCCTTACAGTGATAAAACTTTCACTGTTAGAGACACGAATAACCCCGAGTATAATAAGACTTTTTTGATACCAATACAACGCAATTCCAGGCAATGTCAGAGGGTGTTCAAAAGGCATGGAATTAAATTCAACGTTTACTCCAAAGG TGGCTTCTTCCGAAGCGACACTCTTATTGGGAGTGTCAATTTGAAGCTGCAGCCGCTGGAAACTCAATGCGAAATTCACGATAGCTTCGAA TTGATGGATGGTCGAAGAAAAACTGGGGGCAAGCTGGAAGTCCGTTTGAGAGTGCGGAACCCGATTGCGACCCAGCAGGTGGAGCAACTGAAGGAGAAGTGGCTAGTATTAGATCAGTAG
- the l(2)gd1 gene encoding coiled-coil and C2 domain-containing protein 1-like isoform X1, translating into MFGRKKPDRPRSKPDHSGNLAQFGLMDIPQDFNAMGQFDNSEGSDDDLEAELAALAGDGTRQKSSPKKTLKQPLLQHELNAIVQGTLKDVDENVEDEDVDENDPDLLSELQEITGEEEQELKSEASLVTPPSPSMEVVNILEQRISNYKTLESEAKNAEETSKARRYGRAIKTLNDLLKTARAGGFVNLNDESTPPEIKIKPKPSTSEDISSVPSPLTPSRPAPAMPETNHMPLPDVVQSNVAEAKKEIDQELLNMLLGRQKEYKIAMLQAKKSGDTENALGYMKIWKVFDHVIQAVRDGQEVDLSDMPGPPGEAGALIKVQENEKQGQADDSSDIPEPQLVTANTVEEALLQRLELYKTYEQKAKEENNNSKARRFGRIVKQYEQALKAHKAGRPLALDELPTPPGFGPIPVPELASQKPATPPEPSSERKQEDKPSPSNRISGNKVLTSHQEKQVLILQAKQKQFKLAAVTAKKQGELMQAKEFLKQTIGFNKLIEAAQAGLPVDWATIPVSPDAKSQLDNVYDIVMVDECTENDDSDGDLLTRLENQLTKQLKMCLSTRDHHKALGDVAGTNRFEQLALSVTKDLDIVRVAKRRGGRAPTHHYETKEFSIVKSFTELTDNEMELVIIRGINYRSDSPKDIDTYVKFEFAFPQETPYSDKTFTVRDTNNPEYNKTFLIPIQRNSRQCQRVFKRHGIKFNVYSKGCDCGCASDAFSCFSGFFRSDTLIGSVNLKLQPLETQCEIHDSFELMDGRRKTGGKLEVRLRVRNPIATQQVEQLKEKWLVLDQ; encoded by the exons ATGTTCGGCCGTAAGAAGCCTGACAGGCCCAGATCCAAACCAGACCACTCAGGCAATCTAGCACAG TTTGGACTTATGGACATCCCCCAAGATTTCAACGCTATGGGGCAGTTTGACAATTCGGAAGGAAGTGATGATGATCTTGAAGCTGAACTGGCTGCCTTAGCTGGTGATGGTACAAGACAAAAAAGCTCCCCTAAGAAA ACTTTAAAACAACCATTACTGCAGCATGAATTAAATGCCATTGTCCAAGGTACATTGAAGGATGTTGATGAAAATGTTGAAGATGAAGATGTGGATGAGAACGATCCAGATTTGTTAAGTGAATTGCAGGAAATTACAGGAGAGGAAGAGCAGGAACTCAAGAGCGAAGCTTCCCTAGTAACTCCACCTTCTCCTAGTATGGAAGTTGTTAATATTCTAGAACAAAGGATTAGCAATTATAAAACTCTTGAGAGTGAAGCAAAAAATGCTGAAGAGACTAGCAAGGCCCGAAGATACGGTCGAGCTATTAAGACTTTGAATGATTTATTGAAGACAGCTAGAGCAGGAGG GTTTGTAAATCTCAATGATGAAAGCACACCtcctgaaattaaaataaaaccaaaaccaTCCACCTCAGAAGATATATCTTCAGTACCTTCCCCTTTAACTCCATCCAGACCTGCTCCAGCCATGCCAGAAACCAATCATATGCCTCTTCCTGATGTAGTGCAGAGCAACGTCGCAGAAGCCAAGAAAGAGATTGACCAGGAGCTTTTAAATATGCTTCTTG GTAGGCAAAAAGAATATAAAATCGCAATGTTGCAGGCCAAAAAGTCTGGAGATACTGAAAATGCCTTGGGTTacatgaaaatttggaaagtttttgATCATGTGATACAGGCTGTTAGGGATGGGCAGGAAGTAGATTTGTCAGATATGCCTGGGCCACCTGGAGAg GCAGGAGCATTAATAAAAGTACAAGAAAATGAGAAGCAAGGACAGGCTGATGATAGCAGTGATATTCCAGAGCCTCAACTAGTAACTGCAAATACTGTAGAGGAGGCTTTGCTGCAAAG GTTGGAACTATACAAAACATATGAGCAGAAGGCTAAAGAAGAGAACAACAACAGCAAAGCCAGAAGATTTGGCAGGATAGTTAAACAATATGAGCAG GCTTTAAAAGCGCATAAAGCTGGCCGTCCCCTAGCCTTGGATGAACTGCCTACGCCGCCCGGCTTCGGCCCTATCCCAGTTCCGGAACTTGCAAGTCAAAAACCAGCTACCCCACCTGAACCTTCAAGTGAACGGAAACAGGAAGATAAACCGAGTCCTTCAAACAGGATTTCGGGGAATAAAGTGTTGACATCGCACCAAGAAAAACAAGTGCTGATTTTACAGGCCAAGCAAAAGCAATTCAAGTTGGCGGCCGTCACTGCCAAGAAACAAGGAGAATTGATGCAGGCCAAGGagtttttgaaacaaacaATAGGGTTCAATAAGTTGATAGAGGCGGCTCAGGCCGGTCTTCCAGTAGATTGGGCAACAATTCCTGTTAGCCCTGATGCCAAGTCTCAGTTGGATAATGT GTATGACATAGTAATGGTAGATGAATGCACAGAGAATGATGACAGCGATGGTGACTTACTCACCCGCCTGGAAAACCAGCTTACCAAGCAACTGAAAATGTGCCTCAGCACTAGAGATCATCACAAAGCCTTGGGTGATGTGGCTGGAACCAATCG CTTTGAACAACTGGCCTTAAGTGTAACAAAAGATTTGGACATAGTCCGAGTGGCAAAACGTAGAGGGGGGCGAGCTCCCACGCATCACTATGAAACAAAGGAATTTTCTATTGTCAAAAGCTTCACAGAGCTGACAGATAACGAAATGGAATTAGTGATTATCAGGGGAATAAACTATAGATCTGACAGTCCTAAAGATATAGACACTTACGTCAAGTTTGAATTCGCGTTCCCACAG gaAACTCCTTACAGTGATAAAACTTTCACTGTTAGAGACACGAATAACCCCGAGTATAATAAGACTTTTTTGATACCAATACAACGCAATTCCAGGCAATGTCAGAGGGTGTTCAAAAGGCATGGAATTAAATTCAACGTTTACTCCAAAGG CTGCGACTGTGGTTGCGCTAGCGACGCCTTTTCCTGTTTCAGTGGCTTCTTCCGAAGCGACACTCTTATTGGGAGTGTCAATTTGAAGCTGCAGCCGCTGGAAACTCAATGCGAAATTCACGATAGCTTCGAA TTGATGGATGGTCGAAGAAAAACTGGGGGCAAGCTGGAAGTCCGTTTGAGAGTGCGGAACCCGATTGCGACCCAGCAGGTGGAGCAACTGAAGGAGAAGTGGCTAGTATTAGATCAGTAG
- the l(2)gd1 gene encoding coiled-coil and C2 domain-containing protein 1-like isoform X3, protein MFGRKKPDRPRSKPDHSGNLAQFGLMDIPQDFNAMGQFDNSEGSDDDLEAELAALAGDGTRQKSSPKKTLKQPLLQHELNAIVQGTLKDVDENVEDEDVDENDPDLLSELQEITGEEEQELKSEASLVTPPSPSMEVVNILEQRISNYKTLESEAKNAEETSKARRYGRAIKTLNDLLKTARAGGFVNLNDESTPPEIKIKPKPSTSEDISSVPSPLTPSRPAPAMPETNHMPLPDVVQSNVAEAKKEIDQELLNMLLGRQKEYKIAMLQAKKSGDTENALGYMKIWKVFDHVIQAVRDGQEVDLSDMPGPPGEAGALIKVQENEKQGQADDSSDIPEPQLVTANTVEEALLQRLELYKTYEQKAKEENNNSKARRFGRIVKQYEQALKAHKAGRPLALDELPTPPGFGPIPVPELASQKPATPPEPSSERKQEDKPSPSNRISGNKVLTSHQEKQVLILQAKQKQFKLAAVTAKKQGELMQAKEFLKQTIGFNKLIEAAQAGLPVDWATIPVSPDAKSQLDNVYDIVMVDECTENDDSDGDLLTRLENQLTKQLKMCLSTRDHHKALGDVAGTNRFEQLALSVTKDLDIVRVAKRRGGRAPTHHYETKEFSIVKSFTELTDNEMELVIIRGINYRSDSPKDIDTYVKFEFAFPQETPYSDKTFTVRDTNNPEYNKTFLIPIQRNSRQCQRVFKRHGIKFNVYSKGCWDHLWHSSIRLLKIYLKSVRV, encoded by the exons ATGTTCGGCCGTAAGAAGCCTGACAGGCCCAGATCCAAACCAGACCACTCAGGCAATCTAGCACAG TTTGGACTTATGGACATCCCCCAAGATTTCAACGCTATGGGGCAGTTTGACAATTCGGAAGGAAGTGATGATGATCTTGAAGCTGAACTGGCTGCCTTAGCTGGTGATGGTACAAGACAAAAAAGCTCCCCTAAGAAA ACTTTAAAACAACCATTACTGCAGCATGAATTAAATGCCATTGTCCAAGGTACATTGAAGGATGTTGATGAAAATGTTGAAGATGAAGATGTGGATGAGAACGATCCAGATTTGTTAAGTGAATTGCAGGAAATTACAGGAGAGGAAGAGCAGGAACTCAAGAGCGAAGCTTCCCTAGTAACTCCACCTTCTCCTAGTATGGAAGTTGTTAATATTCTAGAACAAAGGATTAGCAATTATAAAACTCTTGAGAGTGAAGCAAAAAATGCTGAAGAGACTAGCAAGGCCCGAAGATACGGTCGAGCTATTAAGACTTTGAATGATTTATTGAAGACAGCTAGAGCAGGAGG GTTTGTAAATCTCAATGATGAAAGCACACCtcctgaaattaaaataaaaccaaaaccaTCCACCTCAGAAGATATATCTTCAGTACCTTCCCCTTTAACTCCATCCAGACCTGCTCCAGCCATGCCAGAAACCAATCATATGCCTCTTCCTGATGTAGTGCAGAGCAACGTCGCAGAAGCCAAGAAAGAGATTGACCAGGAGCTTTTAAATATGCTTCTTG GTAGGCAAAAAGAATATAAAATCGCAATGTTGCAGGCCAAAAAGTCTGGAGATACTGAAAATGCCTTGGGTTacatgaaaatttggaaagtttttgATCATGTGATACAGGCTGTTAGGGATGGGCAGGAAGTAGATTTGTCAGATATGCCTGGGCCACCTGGAGAg GCAGGAGCATTAATAAAAGTACAAGAAAATGAGAAGCAAGGACAGGCTGATGATAGCAGTGATATTCCAGAGCCTCAACTAGTAACTGCAAATACTGTAGAGGAGGCTTTGCTGCAAAG GTTGGAACTATACAAAACATATGAGCAGAAGGCTAAAGAAGAGAACAACAACAGCAAAGCCAGAAGATTTGGCAGGATAGTTAAACAATATGAGCAG GCTTTAAAAGCGCATAAAGCTGGCCGTCCCCTAGCCTTGGATGAACTGCCTACGCCGCCCGGCTTCGGCCCTATCCCAGTTCCGGAACTTGCAAGTCAAAAACCAGCTACCCCACCTGAACCTTCAAGTGAACGGAAACAGGAAGATAAACCGAGTCCTTCAAACAGGATTTCGGGGAATAAAGTGTTGACATCGCACCAAGAAAAACAAGTGCTGATTTTACAGGCCAAGCAAAAGCAATTCAAGTTGGCGGCCGTCACTGCCAAGAAACAAGGAGAATTGATGCAGGCCAAGGagtttttgaaacaaacaATAGGGTTCAATAAGTTGATAGAGGCGGCTCAGGCCGGTCTTCCAGTAGATTGGGCAACAATTCCTGTTAGCCCTGATGCCAAGTCTCAGTTGGATAATGT GTATGACATAGTAATGGTAGATGAATGCACAGAGAATGATGACAGCGATGGTGACTTACTCACCCGCCTGGAAAACCAGCTTACCAAGCAACTGAAAATGTGCCTCAGCACTAGAGATCATCACAAAGCCTTGGGTGATGTGGCTGGAACCAATCG CTTTGAACAACTGGCCTTAAGTGTAACAAAAGATTTGGACATAGTCCGAGTGGCAAAACGTAGAGGGGGGCGAGCTCCCACGCATCACTATGAAACAAAGGAATTTTCTATTGTCAAAAGCTTCACAGAGCTGACAGATAACGAAATGGAATTAGTGATTATCAGGGGAATAAACTATAGATCTGACAGTCCTAAAGATATAGACACTTACGTCAAGTTTGAATTCGCGTTCCCACAG gaAACTCCTTACAGTGATAAAACTTTCACTGTTAGAGACACGAATAACCCCGAGTATAATAAGACTTTTTTGATACCAATACAACGCAATTCCAGGCAATGTCAGAGGGTGTTCAAAAGGCATGGAATTAAATTCAACGTTTACTCCAAAGG GTGTTGGGACCACTTGTGGCACAGTTCAAttagattattaaaaatatatttgaaatcgGTGAGGGTCTAA